From a single Lactococcus allomyrinae genomic region:
- a CDS encoding amidase domain-containing protein, translated as MREKLKKNKNKTDTYITYKLMAGTALALGISTFGAAAHADELPVSNEVTSTSQVVNNGNELVTSDDSGQMETGDTGQGTTDNNNETPSNRPDETGSNGESSEGTGNSGDDSSVTAPDETKPTEPSTPPTPPSTPDKPTASKPSTPASPSKPKPVSPKPSTPSKTGSSSTKTVTSRVSSHSETVVSSYANSAYYQSSAVANSKLSNATSIYTGPVLKKIEAAQPIKKIDASSPEAFIKSIAPRVQVLAGKNNLFASIILAQAILESGYGQSNMAQKYFNIFNITGAYLGKAVTFQTQEFAGTNPYFIQQSFRVYSNYDQSLDDYINLMLKGTTWNPDIYAGSWKSQAKTYQEAAESLQGVFATDPDYAQKLIDIIQEYNLNFYDNVDSSTQVWASDTPTSPVLSSKLDSSNFPTYNGVEYPGSESYAFGNCTQYVYNRIIQLGGQIGTHMGNGGEWGINAQAQGYYTTTVPTEGYAVSFPPGVAGSSSVYGHVAFVEKVYPDNSILVSEMNVKGNNIVSERHISAGVAALATYIQPK; from the coding sequence ATGAGGGAAAAGTTGAAAAAAAATAAAAACAAAACAGATACTTATATAACCTACAAGCTAATGGCAGGTACAGCACTAGCTCTGGGGATAAGTACGTTTGGTGCTGCGGCTCATGCAGATGAGTTGCCAGTTTCGAATGAGGTGACGTCTACGTCACAGGTTGTGAACAATGGTAATGAATTAGTAACGAGTGATGATTCGGGTCAAATGGAAACAGGAGATACGGGTCAAGGAACAACAGATAATAATAATGAGACACCAAGCAATAGGCCAGATGAGACGGGAAGTAATGGGGAGAGTTCGGAAGGAACGGGAAATTCAGGAGATGATTCGTCAGTCACAGCTCCAGATGAAACCAAACCTACGGAACCTAGCACACCTCCTACTCCACCGAGTACGCCGGATAAACCAACGGCTTCAAAGCCAAGCACACCAGCATCACCAAGTAAGCCGAAGCCAGTGTCACCTAAGCCAAGTACTCCGAGTAAAACGGGTAGTTCATCTACAAAAACTGTAACAAGTCGTGTTTCTTCGCATTCTGAAACAGTTGTTTCTAGCTATGCGAATTCTGCTTATTATCAGTCTTCGGCAGTGGCAAACTCAAAGCTGAGTAATGCAACATCGATTTATACGGGTCCTGTGTTGAAGAAAATAGAGGCCGCTCAACCTATTAAGAAAATTGATGCGTCTAGCCCAGAAGCTTTCATCAAGAGTATTGCACCTCGAGTACAGGTTTTGGCGGGTAAAAATAATCTTTTTGCTTCAATTATCTTGGCGCAAGCGATTTTAGAGTCAGGCTATGGTCAAAGTAATATGGCTCAGAAGTACTTTAATATTTTCAATATTACAGGGGCTTACTTAGGGAAAGCAGTGACATTCCAAACGCAAGAATTTGCTGGAACTAATCCTTATTTTATTCAACAGAGTTTTCGAGTTTATAGTAACTATGACCAATCTTTAGATGATTATATTAACTTAATGTTGAAAGGGACGACTTGGAATCCAGATATTTATGCAGGTTCATGGAAGTCTCAGGCGAAAACTTATCAAGAAGCAGCGGAATCGTTGCAAGGTGTTTTCGCGACAGATCCTGACTATGCTCAAAAATTGATTGATATTATCCAAGAATATAATCTGAATTTCTATGACAATGTAGATAGCAGTACTCAAGTGTGGGCATCAGATACACCGACAAGTCCTGTGTTGAGTTCAAAATTGGATAGCTCAAATTTCCCCACTTATAATGGGGTGGAATATCCAGGTTCAGAGAGTTATGCGTTTGGGAATTGTACGCAGTATGTGTATAACCGAATCATTCAACTTGGGGGTCAGATTGGGACTCATATGGGCAATGGTGGTGAGTGGGGGATTAATGCTCAAGCCCAAGGTTATTATACGACGACTGTTCCAACAGAGGGTTATGCAGTAAGTTTCCCTCCTGGTGTTGCAGGTTCAAGTTCTGTTTATGGTCATGTGGCTTTTGTGGAGAAGGTCTATCCTGATAACTCAATATTAGTTTCTGAGATGAATGTTAAGGGGAATAATATTGTGAGTGAGCGTCATATTTCTGCTGGGGTGGCGGCATTGGCAACTTATATTCAACCTAAATGA
- the glf gene encoding UDP-galactopyranose mutase has translation MKYNTKNYDYLIVGAGPFGSVFAYEAAKRGKRSLVIDKRLHIGGNMFTHKEHGINVHDYGAHIFHTNDKRIWNYMNQFTEFMSYTNQVLANYKGEFYNLPFNMNTFYQMWGVKTPKEAKDKIFEQKNAAEIPKNPKNLEEQAIALIGTDIYKKLIKGYTEKQWGRKATELPAFIIRRLPVRYTFDNNYFDDRYQGIPIDGYTQIFNKMLHSELIDVQVGVDFFDDREIYLEEFPRIIYTGMIDQFFDYKFGELEYRSIRFESQLFESDNMQGNAVVNYTDSETPFTRVMEWRHFDRKAEGDYTVLTKEYPQKWDKTKEAYYPINDKKNSEIFKKYRREADKYNQVIFGGRLGNYQYYDMDQVFNAALKAIDKEFSRE, from the coding sequence GTGAAATATAATACTAAAAATTATGACTATCTTATAGTTGGAGCTGGTCCTTTTGGCTCGGTATTTGCTTATGAGGCTGCTAAACGCGGTAAGCGTTCACTAGTTATAGATAAGCGGTTACATATTGGAGGGAATATGTTTACACATAAAGAGCATGGTATTAATGTCCATGACTATGGTGCTCATATATTTCATACAAATGATAAACGAATTTGGAACTATATGAATCAGTTTACAGAGTTCATGAGTTATACAAATCAGGTGCTAGCTAATTATAAAGGTGAATTTTATAACCTTCCATTTAATATGAATACTTTTTATCAAATGTGGGGAGTAAAGACTCCTAAAGAAGCAAAGGACAAAATTTTCGAACAGAAAAATGCAGCTGAAATACCTAAGAATCCCAAAAACTTAGAAGAGCAAGCGATTGCTCTGATTGGTACAGATATTTATAAAAAACTTATAAAGGGTTATACAGAGAAACAATGGGGACGAAAAGCGACAGAATTGCCCGCGTTCATTATTCGGAGGTTACCAGTACGTTACACGTTTGATAATAACTACTTTGATGACCGGTATCAGGGAATACCTATAGATGGCTATACACAGATTTTTAATAAAATGCTACATTCTGAATTGATCGATGTTCAGGTGGGAGTAGATTTTTTCGATGATAGAGAAATCTACTTGGAGGAATTTCCACGTATTATCTATACTGGGATGATTGATCAATTTTTTGATTATAAGTTTGGTGAACTTGAGTATCGTTCAATACGTTTTGAGTCACAACTTTTTGAGTCAGATAATATGCAGGGAAATGCTGTGGTTAATTATACTGATTCTGAAACTCCGTTTACTCGTGTGATGGAATGGCGACATTTTGATAGAAAGGCAGAGGGCGATTATACTGTTTTGACTAAAGAATACCCTCAGAAGTGGGATAAGACCAAAGAAGCATATTATCCTATAAATGATAAAAAAAATTCAGAGATATTTAAAAAATATAGAAGGGAAGCTGACAAATATAATCAAGTTATCTTTGGAGGACGATTGGGAAATTATCAATACTATGACATGGATCAGGTTTTTAATGCAGCTTTAAAAGCTATTGACAAAGAATTCAGTAGGGAGTAG
- the secG gene encoding preprotein translocase subunit SecG: MMLIISIGIVIAIFIQPSKQDGAINVFSGGTEALVDSHKSRGTEFMIRCFTSVMIVLWLVISLSLVILSAY, translated from the coding sequence ATGATGTTGATAATATCAATTGGGATTGTTATAGCGATTTTTATACAGCCATCGAAACAGGATGGAGCAATAAATGTTTTTTCGGGAGGAACAGAAGCATTAGTTGACAGTCATAAATCAAGAGGTACTGAATTTATGATTCGATGTTTTACTTCGGTCATGATTGTACTTTGGTTAGTGATCAGTTTGAGTTTAGTTATTTTATCAGCTTATTAG